DNA from Synechococcus sp. CBW1108:
TTGGCCATTGCCCGACCGACGACCGCGGGGACCTGCTGGAGGGCGGGGATCACCACGCTCTCAACGGCGAGGCGCATCGCAGCGGAGACGAGGTAACTGGTTTTGTAGCCCATGGGAATCAGACGTGAGGTGGGGCTGCACCGCGGCACTGGTGCACAGGCACTTCTCGTTTCAGGTTCTGGTGGCTGATTCCGTTCGCCGCGAAACTGCCTTTAATACGTCCAGGCCACCTGCCAGCACTGGCCGATGCCATTGCAGACCACTACCGGATAGGGAGCCTGCCGCACGTTCACCCCGCTGGAACTGGCGCACGCCCACTGCTCCAGGCCCGTGATCGTGCGGCCCATGTAGATCGGATCCACCACTAGGTGACGGATCCGGCCGCAAAACATTGCTGCTGCAACCTCGTTGGCATGAGCCCTGCCGCCGCCGAAAAGCATCTCGGCACCGTGCAAGAGGCTGATGGTGGCTGACACCGTTGCCCTTGCCGTTAATTCCAGCGCGTCTCGGGAAGCCATCAGCCCATCATCAGCGCATTGCATTGAGCGTCTCGTTTCAACCCCGGCCGAGTGATTCCTTCCCTAAAAAGGCTTCAGAAAATGACAGTCGTATCGGAGTGTCGATACAGCCACCTCAGCTATGGCTGATGCTGGTATTCACCGTGGCCAGCGCATCGGCCCTGGCCCAGCAGTCTGTGGAACCGCTGCCAAAGGTAGGTGGCTGCCCCCTCGGCTACTACAGCTCCGGCGGCTACTGCGTTCCGAGCTCTGGTGGTAACACCCGCGGCGCCATTGAAAAGGTGGGCGGGGGCTGCCCGCTGGGCTTTTATTCGTCTGGCAACTACTGCGTCAGCAGCCCCAGCAACGACCAGGAGGCGATCCCGAAGACCGGCAACTCCTGCCCGCTGGGCTGGTACAGCTCGAGCGGCTACTGCGTCAAAAGTCGCTGAACCATGGGTTTCCGATTCCGCCGCTCCGCCCGCCTCGGGCCCCTGCGCTTCAATTTCGCCAAGGGGGGCTTGAGCTCGATCTCGGTGGGCGGGCGGGGCGCCTCGTTCAATATCCCCGTCGCCCGCAGTGGCAGCCCGCGCACCACGGTGGGAATACCCGGAACTGGGCTGAGCTGGAGTGTGGAGCACTCGCCTGATCGGCCAGCTGTGATCCCTGCAGGGAGTGCAGCAGGGCTGCCCAACAGCCGGCGCTTACGGCCTGGCCAGCTCGATGCGTTTAAGCAGTCCCTGCTTGGGGTGCTGCAACAGGAGTTGTTCGCTGCGGGATCAGAAGGTGCCCAGCTCTGGGAGAACGGCAGCGTGAGTCGTTTGCTGGGCGATGGCTCCTTGAGCCCACGAACCGCTGGGCTGCTGGCGCTGATCGAAACACCGGAGGCGATGGAGGGCTATCTCATGCGGGCCCAAAGCCAGGACGACGCCAAACGCCGCACCCAGCGCTGCATCGAGGCCATGCAGGAGGCCTCGCGGTTGGCCGCCTCTAAAGGGTGGCTTGCGACAGGCAGAAGCTCGGGATCAATCTGATCCTCCCCCCTGGCGTGAACGTCCCTCAGCCACTTCAGTGCCGCGACGCCGCTGGGGATCGACATCAGCCCAGGCGGATCCCACAGGGCGTGGCGAGATGCGGTGCAGACTGCGCCCAGAGCTGCGGTGAGCCCAAGGTCGATGCCTGCGATCACCCTGCCGGATTACCCCTACACGCCGCAGCTGGGCTGGTCGTCGACGCGCTCGGAAACCTTCCGCAGCTGCCGCCGGCGCTACTTCTTCCAGTACTACGGCCGCTACGACCACGAACTGCCGCCAGCGTTGATCCAGCGGCTGAAGGGGCTCAGCAGCATCCCGATGACGACCGGGGATGCCGTGCACCAGGTGCTGGCAGCCCTGCTCACACGGCTGCTGCGCACCACGGCAGCGATCGATCGCGAGCGGTTCACCCGCCATGTGCAGCAGACCATCACCGGCCTGCTCGCCGGCACCGAGCTGATGGAGGTGCACTACCGCCAGCGCCCAGCGCCTGAGCCAGCTGAATTGCTTGAACCGGTGATGGTCTGCCTGGAGCAGCTGCTGGCCAGTGAGCGCTACGCCTGGCTGCAGGAGGTGCTCCAGGGTGATCCGCGCTATCTGATCGAGCCACCGGGCTACGGGGAAGCCCGGCTGCAGGGAATGAAGATCTACGCCAAGGTCGACTGCCTCTTTGAGGTGGACGGGGAGGTGGTGATCCTCGATTGGAAGAGTGGCCGCCAGGATCCGGCCAAGCATCTGCGCCAGCTGCTGGGATACGCGGCCTGGGCGGAAGACCACCTCAAGCTGCCGGCTACGCAGATCCGCTGCGTGGCGGCCTACCTCCAGAACAGCTACGCGGAGATTGAGAAACGTCCCACGGCCACTGATCTGCAGGGTCTGGCAGCGGAAGTGGCCGCCGAGATCAAGGAGATGGAAAGCCTCTGCCGCGACCGTGAACGGAATATCCCTCTGGCCAAGGAGTCGTTCCCGCTGACGGAGAACCTCGGCTACTGCCGCAACTGCCAGTTCCGCGAACTCTGCGATCGGGTGGAAGGGGAGAACAGCGCGGGGATCTCAATCCAACCTGCTGCCTGAGCTGCTGCTGCTTAGGGCGCCGAGACGTGGGTATGACGTCAATCCGGTGCTGTACGGAGAACTGAACCTTCCATTGCGCTGATCCCGCTGCCAGGCTGATGGAAGGCTGCTGTATAGCGATGACCCGCGAGCGCGACCCCTTCCGTATTCCCCAGGCCGGCATCGAGGCGGCACCACTGGCGGGTCTGGCCTCGATCGATGTGAACCTCAATGGCGGCAGCCTCACCGGCGGGGAGTTCATCACCGAATCCACCCTTGGTGGCGTTGTGGTGTTTGCCATCTACCAGTCCCTACTCACCGGCCTGCGCACCGAGGCGCTGCGCAAGCGGGGCGAGATCAACCGTGCGGTGCAGATCCAGATGATCGGCAGCACCGTGTGGGCCTCCGTGAAGCAGGGGGCGGCCGTGAGCCTGGTGCTGGCGGTGGTGCTGCTGGTGTTCCCATGGCTGGCAATGCCGCTGTCACTGCTGGGGCTGGTGGGAATGGGCAAGGCGTCGCTGGATCTGTTCCATGCCTTCTGGGATGGCCTCGATGAACTGCAACGCGCTGAGCTGCTGGCTGCCGCCATGGAGGCCGGCGTCAACCTGCGCCGCTTCCTCGATGGCGGCGAGCCAGGCCTCCAGGGAGCCTGATCGGGGGGAAGGTGTCACCCCCCAGGAGACCAACCTGATTGGCGGGATTCCATGCCAGGAGGTGCTGTCGCTGTGTCAGCGAAGCGAGGACGTCCACTATCAGGTGACCGAGCAGATTCAGTTGACTGAGCAGATCGCGGAGCGGTCGTACGAGCCGCTGATCCTCAAGAGAAGCTGACCTCGCTCACGGTGATCTCCATGGGGTGACGGTGCTACGGCGAGGCGATCGAGCTGTTCACCAGCAGCAGAAGCGAACCCTCCAGGACCATCAAGGTGTCTGCAGCACTCTGATCAGGGCTCCCCATGGCTCCAGACAAGGCCTGGCCCTCGGCCCTGCTCCTGGATCTGCAGGGGGTTCTGATCGAGGATCAGCGCGCCCTGCCGGGGGCGGTTGACACGGTGAACCTGGCCCGCCGCAGGGGGGTCGCCATCCGCTTTGTGACCAACACCGCCACCCGCCATCACGACGACCTGTTGCAGGATCTGCAGCAGCTGGGCTTGGCGGCGGAGCCCTCCGAACTGGCCACCGCTCCCCTGGCGGCCAGAAGCTGGCTGGAGCGAGAACACCGTCACCCCCTGGCCCTGGTGCATCCGGCGATTGCGCCGCTGTTCGCCGGCAGCAGTGGCGAGCCGCCGGATTGCGTTCTGCTGGGGGATGGCCGTGATCTGCTCAGCTACGCCAACCTCAACAGAGCTCTGGAGCTGCTGATGCAGGGGGCGCCGCTGATCGGCATCGGCCGCAACCGCCGCTTCCGGGAGGCGGGGCGCTGGATGTTGGATGCCGGGGCCTTCCTACAGGCCCTGGAGTACGGCGCCGATTGCACCGCTCTGGTGATGGGCAAGCCCTCGGCGGAGTTCTTCTCCGAGGTGGTGCGCTCACTGGGGCTGCCGGCCGATGCCTGCCTGATGGTGGGCGACGACGTGGAGGCCGATGTGTGCGGCGCCGCGGCCGCAGGTCTCAGGGCCTGGCTCGTTCAGACCGGCAAGTACCGCCCAGGCGACGAAGCTCAGTTGCCCAGGGGCTGCGCCGTCATCAGCGGCATCGGGGCCCTGCCGAAACAGCTCGGCTGGTGAAGGCACGACATCAGGAAGTGCTGCAAGAGAGC
Protein-coding regions in this window:
- a CDS encoding DUF4236 domain-containing protein; the encoded protein is MGFRFRRSARLGPLRFNFAKGGLSSISVGGRGASFNIPVARSGSPRTTVGIPGTGLSWSVEHSPDRPAVIPAGSAAGLPNSRRLRPGQLDAFKQSLLGVLQQELFAAGSEGAQLWENGSVSRLLGDGSLSPRTAGLLALIETPEAMEGYLMRAQSQDDAKRRTQRCIEAMQEASRLAASKGWLATGRSSGSI
- a CDS encoding TIGR01458 family HAD-type hydrolase, whose translation is MAPDKAWPSALLLDLQGVLIEDQRALPGAVDTVNLARRRGVAIRFVTNTATRHHDDLLQDLQQLGLAAEPSELATAPLAARSWLEREHRHPLALVHPAIAPLFAGSSGEPPDCVLLGDGRDLLSYANLNRALELLMQGAPLIGIGRNRRFREAGRWMLDAGAFLQALEYGADCTALVMGKPSAEFFSEVVRSLGLPADACLMVGDDVEADVCGAAAAGLRAWLVQTGKYRPGDEAQLPRGCAVISGIGALPKQLGW
- a CDS encoding PD-(D/E)XK nuclease family protein; protein product: MPAITLPDYPYTPQLGWSSTRSETFRSCRRRYFFQYYGRYDHELPPALIQRLKGLSSIPMTTGDAVHQVLAALLTRLLRTTAAIDRERFTRHVQQTITGLLAGTELMEVHYRQRPAPEPAELLEPVMVCLEQLLASERYAWLQEVLQGDPRYLIEPPGYGEARLQGMKIYAKVDCLFEVDGEVVILDWKSGRQDPAKHLRQLLGYAAWAEDHLKLPATQIRCVAAYLQNSYAEIEKRPTATDLQGLAAEVAAEIKEMESLCRDRERNIPLAKESFPLTENLGYCRNCQFRELCDRVEGENSAGISIQPAA